In Amycolatopsis coloradensis, one genomic interval encodes:
- a CDS encoding glycoside hydrolase family 13 protein, with translation MTALEQSAGWWRSAAIYQVYIRSFADGNGDGVGDLAGVRARLDYLAELGIDAIWFTPWYPSPMDDGGYDVADFREIDPLFGTLAEAEDLIAAAHAKGIRVIIDIVPNHCSDEHRWFSDALAAEPGSPERQRFWFRPGRGPDGSEPPNNWKSRFGGSAWTRVPDGEWYLHLYSSRQPDFNWDNQDIRADFEDVLRFWFDRGVDGFRIDVADGLVKDPRLPDVDPGDETPFSDQEGLHEIYRSWRKIADSYPGDRVMVGEMWLPDMSRAARYLRRDELHAAFNFDFLVCPWDSARFRDVIERTLAAHEEVGAPAAWVLSNHDVTRHVTRYGRQGDTGFAFADRLHGTPVDRELGTRRARAAALLTMALPGGLYVYQGEELGLWEVEDIPDGLRQDPVWARTDGADPGRDGCRVPLPWSGDAPPFGFGTGGTWLPQPGEWRASTAEAQAAEPGSMLRLYRAGLRLRNELPALGPGNLEWLALGDGVLAFTREPGFTFVLNFSDKPVALPSHREVLSGPVESALPTDTAVWLRT, from the coding sequence GTGACCGCATTGGAGCAGTCCGCCGGATGGTGGCGGAGCGCGGCGATCTACCAGGTCTACATCCGCAGTTTCGCCGACGGGAACGGCGACGGCGTCGGCGATCTCGCCGGCGTCCGCGCGCGGCTGGACTACCTGGCCGAGCTGGGGATCGACGCGATCTGGTTCACCCCGTGGTATCCGTCGCCGATGGACGACGGCGGCTACGACGTCGCCGACTTCCGGGAGATCGACCCGCTCTTCGGCACGCTCGCCGAAGCGGAGGACCTGATCGCCGCGGCCCACGCCAAGGGGATCCGCGTGATCATCGACATCGTGCCGAACCACTGCTCCGACGAGCACCGCTGGTTCTCCGACGCGCTCGCGGCGGAGCCGGGATCACCGGAGCGGCAACGGTTCTGGTTCCGGCCGGGTCGCGGGCCGGACGGCTCCGAGCCGCCGAACAACTGGAAGTCGCGCTTCGGCGGCTCCGCGTGGACACGGGTCCCGGACGGCGAGTGGTACCTGCACCTGTACAGCTCACGCCAGCCGGACTTCAACTGGGACAACCAGGACATCCGCGCCGATTTCGAGGACGTGCTGCGGTTCTGGTTCGACCGCGGCGTCGACGGTTTCCGCATCGACGTCGCCGACGGGCTGGTGAAGGACCCGCGGCTGCCCGACGTCGATCCCGGCGACGAGACGCCGTTCTCCGATCAGGAGGGGCTGCACGAGATCTACCGGTCGTGGCGCAAGATCGCCGACAGCTACCCCGGCGACCGGGTGATGGTCGGTGAGATGTGGCTGCCGGACATGTCGCGGGCCGCGCGGTACCTCCGCCGCGACGAGCTGCACGCGGCGTTCAACTTCGATTTCCTGGTGTGCCCGTGGGATTCCGCGCGGTTCCGGGACGTCATCGAGCGGACGCTGGCGGCACACGAGGAGGTCGGCGCGCCCGCGGCCTGGGTGCTGTCGAACCACGACGTCACCCGGCACGTCACCCGGTACGGCCGCCAAGGTGACACCGGTTTCGCGTTCGCCGACCGGCTGCACGGCACCCCGGTGGACCGCGAACTCGGGACCCGGCGGGCGCGGGCGGCCGCGTTGCTGACCATGGCGCTGCCCGGTGGTCTGTACGTCTACCAAGGAGAGGAGCTCGGGCTATGGGAGGTCGAGGACATCCCGGACGGACTGCGTCAGGATCCGGTGTGGGCCCGCACTGACGGCGCCGATCCGGGCCGTGACGGCTGCCGTGTCCCGCTCCCCTGGTCCGGTGACGCGCCGCCGTTCGGTTTCGGCACCGGTGGGACGTGGCTGCCCCAGCCCGGGGAATGGCGCGCCAGTACGGCGGAGGCGCAGGCGGCCGAACCCGGGTCGATGCTCCGGCTCTACCGCGCCGGTTTGCGCTTGCGGAACGAACTTCCCGCGCTGGGCCCCGGCAATCTGGAGTGGCTGGCGCTGGGTGACGGCGTGCTCGCGTTCACCCGGGAGCCGGGCTTCACCTTCGTGCTGAACTTCTCGGACAAGCCGGTGGCGTTGCCGTCACACCGCGAAGTGCTCAGTGGGCCCGTCGAGAGTGCGCTCCCGACGGACACGGCGGTGTGGCTGCGCACCTGA
- a CDS encoding BTAD domain-containing putative transcriptional regulator produces the protein MSSLPQEVRYRFTVLGPPGFTSGGTRLDLGSPQQQAVLMLLLANAGSFVRTGELIDGLWGERAPATGEAVIRTYISRLRRLLSLQGLGSAIVSRSGGYRLDPDRFEVDAVEFAGQIESARQAHNVDTAAKLLERALGLWTGTALAGVPGEAAEQERARLERLKLTATQELLRLRLELGEHDEVMAEVPVLIERNRLEEPLYEIYLLALHRGGRRAEALELYRSIHELFDEELGVRPGPKLRALHEKVLRAEDDPVPTRRDPAPLFVGRERERAEFRRLLARDPADGAEVLFLTGPPGIGKSTLLRKFADDAAAMGKPVRLFDGLDDPAGALRRLPDGATVVIAGRAGPDARLLVDPAWAGRLRIRKLEALSEAESVALLEARGVTPALRKSIVDFAAGNPFALSLAAEVSRSPRSDAERFVVDTVYAQLAGDPPTEAHRWALYVCAQADHTTEDLLRSVLPGGRSSELFDWLRDHPCVETAIGGLVLGGVLREVLDRHLRWRDPAGRARMRGRISRVTAGR, from the coding sequence ATGTCCAGCCTGCCGCAGGAAGTCCGGTACCGCTTCACCGTGCTCGGCCCGCCCGGCTTCACCAGCGGTGGCACCCGGCTCGACCTCGGCTCGCCGCAGCAGCAGGCGGTCTTGATGCTGTTGCTGGCCAACGCGGGCAGTTTCGTCCGGACCGGTGAGCTGATCGACGGGCTCTGGGGCGAGCGGGCGCCTGCCACCGGTGAGGCCGTCATCCGCACCTACATCTCCCGACTCCGGCGGCTGCTCTCCTTGCAGGGCTTGGGCTCGGCGATCGTCTCGCGGTCCGGCGGCTACCGGCTGGACCCGGATCGTTTCGAGGTGGACGCCGTCGAATTCGCCGGGCAGATCGAGAGTGCGCGACAGGCGCACAACGTGGACACGGCGGCAAAGCTGCTGGAACGCGCGCTCGGCCTCTGGACCGGAACGGCGCTGGCCGGCGTCCCCGGTGAAGCGGCCGAACAGGAACGTGCGCGCCTGGAGCGACTGAAACTGACCGCGACCCAGGAACTGCTCCGGCTGCGCCTCGAACTCGGGGAACACGACGAGGTGATGGCCGAGGTACCCGTGCTGATCGAGCGAAACCGCCTCGAGGAACCGCTGTACGAGATCTATCTTCTCGCCCTTCATCGCGGCGGGCGCAGGGCCGAAGCGCTCGAACTCTACCGCTCGATCCACGAGCTGTTCGACGAAGAACTCGGGGTCCGGCCGGGGCCGAAACTGCGGGCGTTGCACGAGAAGGTGCTTCGGGCCGAGGACGATCCGGTGCCCACGCGTCGTGACCCGGCACCGCTGTTCGTCGGACGCGAGCGCGAACGCGCGGAATTCCGGCGACTGCTCGCGAGGGACCCGGCCGACGGTGCCGAGGTTCTGTTCCTCACCGGACCGCCCGGCATCGGGAAGTCGACCTTGCTGCGGAAGTTCGCCGACGACGCGGCGGCCATGGGAAAGCCCGTGCGGCTGTTCGACGGGCTCGACGATCCGGCGGGCGCCCTGCGCCGCCTGCCCGACGGCGCCACGGTCGTGATCGCGGGCAGGGCCGGGCCGGACGCCAGGCTGCTGGTCGATCCGGCGTGGGCGGGAAGGCTCCGGATCCGGAAACTCGAAGCGTTGAGCGAGGCCGAGTCCGTGGCGCTACTCGAAGCACGCGGTGTCACGCCCGCGCTCCGAAAGTCCATTGTGGACTTCGCGGCGGGCAACCCGTTCGCGCTCTCGCTGGCCGCCGAGGTCAGCAGGTCGCCGCGGTCCGACGCGGAGCGCTTCGTGGTGGACACGGTTTACGCGCAGCTGGCCGGTGATCCGCCGACGGAGGCACATCGGTGGGCGTTGTACGTGTGCGCGCAAGCGGACCACACCACCGAAGACCTCCTCCGGTCCGTGCTGCCGGGAGGACGGTCGTCGGAGCTGTTCGACTGGCTCCGTGACCACCCCTGCGTCGAGACCGCCATCGGCGGCCTCGTCCTCGGCGGTGTGCTCCGCGAGGTGCTCGACAGGCACCTCCGGTGGCGTGACCCGGCGGGCCGCGCACGGATGCGCGGCCGGATCAGCCGGGTCACGGCCGGTCGGTGA
- a CDS encoding organic hydroperoxide resistance protein produces MSETTYTAVATSTAEGRNGGRATSADGVLDVGLAVPKAFGGSGDGTNPEQLFAAGWASCFVGAVRRVAGVKKVKLEDLAVVAEVTLHHDTEAGEFHLSAALHLEATGIDQATADELVQGAHQVCPYSKATRGNIEVTLDATVA; encoded by the coding sequence ATGTCTGAAACCACGTATACCGCCGTCGCCACTTCGACCGCGGAAGGCCGCAACGGCGGCCGGGCGACCTCCGCCGACGGCGTGCTCGACGTCGGCCTCGCCGTCCCCAAGGCCTTCGGCGGCTCCGGCGACGGCACGAACCCCGAGCAGCTGTTCGCCGCGGGCTGGGCGTCGTGCTTCGTGGGCGCCGTCCGCCGCGTCGCGGGCGTCAAGAAGGTCAAGCTGGAGGACCTCGCCGTCGTCGCCGAAGTGACGCTGCATCACGACACCGAAGCGGGTGAGTTCCACCTGAGCGCCGCGCTGCACCTGGAGGCCACCGGCATCGACCAGGCCACCGCCGACGAGCTGGTCCAGGGCGCGCACCAGGTGTGCCCGTATTCCAAGGCGACGCGGGGGAACATCGAGGTCACGTTGGACGCGACGGTCGCGTGA
- a CDS encoding helix-turn-helix transcriptional regulator, with protein sequence MPLFGREAELKDLAELVDGPAAGCGGVLVQGEPGIGKSAVVAEAVAAATVGGLRVLRTTGVEVERNYAYAALHQLLHPVRAGADTLPAPQRSALWAALGLAEAGEPNAYLVGLAALTLLSDEAAAKPLLIVAEDVHWMDRESADALAFVARRIETEPIVLIATVRDGEPSPLRDAGLSSMDLERLPGDVAAELLDSVAPGLSSPVRSRVLAEAAGNPLALTELPSAVTEAPEPVLPLTERLERTFGARFTALPEPARTTSLVAALNETGSLAETLAAAGALLGEDVEPSALAPAADARLIDLEARAVSFRHPLMSSAIPASVPFEERRRAHLSLADVFRGQPDRSAWHRAAAATGADEDVARELEHAADRARHRGGATAAVAALEQAALVSGDPERRADRLLRAAELAVDSGGRETAERLVRDARAGELTPRQRATASWLLSGFEDGVREDLSRIAELARLAESVAEDGQPDPAMRVLWGAAMRCFWAEPGEDTRRTLLAVADRLPVGNSDPRMVAVAAYVAPFDRAGSVLAELRELAVVTGADPEVDRFLGSASLQVGAVDLAARFSAAAAPGLRAQGRLGLLPRALAVQAWSRVRLGDLAAAVPAAAEAAEFAKETGQPFMYGLATAVQAEIAALRGDHKQAKALADEAERTALAAGARPVLATVQLARGITASSEGRFDDAFADLRRLFDPADPAFQLALRVYFVAELTEVAIRAGQVEALREIVAEMEQLALVTPAPALHVGLRFARAVLEPSDELFGTALRAELDGWPAERGRLHLAYGEWLRRQRRAVDSRVHLRTARETFDALGMTAWAERARRELRSAGESSPNRGPDAREKLTPHELSIVQLAAEGLTNREIGQRLYLSHRTVGTHLHRIFPKLGVSSRAELKGALGLTRPSRPT encoded by the coding sequence ATGCCGCTTTTCGGACGGGAAGCCGAGCTGAAGGACCTGGCCGAGCTCGTCGACGGGCCCGCCGCGGGTTGCGGTGGTGTCCTCGTCCAGGGCGAACCGGGCATCGGCAAGTCCGCCGTCGTGGCGGAGGCGGTGGCCGCCGCGACGGTCGGGGGCCTGCGGGTGTTGCGCACGACCGGCGTCGAGGTCGAACGGAACTACGCGTACGCCGCCCTGCACCAGCTGCTCCATCCGGTCCGGGCCGGTGCCGACACCCTGCCCGCGCCGCAGCGTTCCGCGCTCTGGGCGGCGCTGGGGCTCGCCGAAGCGGGTGAGCCCAACGCGTACCTGGTCGGGCTCGCCGCGTTGACGCTGCTTTCGGACGAAGCGGCGGCCAAGCCGTTGCTGATCGTCGCCGAGGACGTCCACTGGATGGACCGCGAGAGCGCCGACGCGCTCGCGTTCGTCGCCAGGCGGATCGAGACGGAGCCGATCGTGCTGATCGCGACCGTCCGGGACGGGGAGCCGTCGCCGCTGCGCGACGCGGGACTGTCCTCAATGGACCTGGAACGCCTTCCCGGCGACGTGGCGGCCGAGTTGCTCGACTCCGTCGCCCCCGGGCTCTCCTCGCCGGTCCGGTCACGGGTGCTCGCCGAGGCCGCCGGGAATCCGCTGGCCCTGACCGAGCTGCCGTCGGCCGTGACCGAGGCGCCCGAGCCCGTGCTGCCGCTGACCGAACGGCTCGAGCGGACGTTCGGCGCCCGGTTCACCGCGCTGCCGGAACCGGCCCGGACGACTTCGCTGGTCGCCGCGCTCAACGAGACGGGCTCGCTCGCCGAGACACTCGCGGCGGCAGGCGCGTTGCTGGGTGAGGACGTCGAGCCGTCGGCACTGGCACCGGCCGCCGATGCCCGGTTGATCGACCTCGAAGCGCGGGCGGTCTCGTTCCGGCATCCGCTGATGAGCTCGGCGATCCCGGCTTCGGTGCCGTTCGAGGAACGGCGCCGCGCGCACCTGAGCCTCGCCGACGTCTTCCGCGGGCAGCCGGATCGCAGCGCTTGGCATCGGGCGGCCGCCGCGACCGGCGCCGACGAGGACGTGGCCCGGGAGCTGGAGCACGCCGCCGATCGCGCCCGGCACCGCGGCGGAGCGACGGCCGCCGTCGCGGCGCTGGAGCAAGCGGCGCTGGTGAGCGGCGATCCGGAACGGCGGGCGGACAGGTTGCTGCGCGCTGCCGAGCTGGCCGTCGACTCCGGCGGTCGCGAGACCGCGGAACGGCTCGTCCGGGACGCCCGCGCGGGAGAACTCACGCCGCGGCAACGAGCGACGGCGAGCTGGTTGCTCAGCGGGTTCGAGGACGGTGTCCGCGAGGACCTGTCGCGGATCGCGGAACTGGCGCGGCTGGCCGAATCGGTCGCGGAGGACGGACAGCCGGATCCGGCGATGCGTGTCCTGTGGGGTGCCGCGATGCGCTGTTTCTGGGCCGAACCCGGTGAAGACACGCGGCGAACGCTGCTGGCCGTCGCGGACCGCCTCCCGGTCGGGAACTCGGACCCGCGCATGGTCGCCGTCGCCGCCTACGTGGCGCCGTTCGACCGGGCCGGATCGGTGCTCGCCGAGCTGCGCGAACTCGCCGTCGTCACCGGTGCCGATCCCGAGGTCGACCGTTTTCTCGGCAGCGCGTCGCTGCAGGTCGGCGCGGTCGATCTGGCGGCCCGGTTCTCGGCGGCCGCGGCGCCGGGGCTGCGGGCACAGGGCAGGCTAGGCCTGCTGCCGCGAGCGCTGGCGGTCCAGGCGTGGAGCCGGGTCCGGCTCGGCGACCTCGCCGCGGCCGTGCCGGCCGCGGCGGAAGCGGCCGAATTCGCCAAGGAGACCGGGCAACCGTTCATGTACGGCCTCGCCACCGCCGTACAAGCCGAGATCGCCGCGCTGCGGGGTGACCACAAACAGGCCAAGGCGCTGGCCGACGAGGCCGAGCGGACCGCGCTCGCCGCCGGTGCCCGTCCGGTGCTGGCGACCGTGCAGCTCGCCAGAGGGATCACCGCGTCGAGCGAGGGCCGCTTCGACGACGCGTTCGCCGATCTGCGGCGCCTGTTCGACCCCGCCGATCCCGCCTTCCAGCTGGCGCTGCGCGTTTACTTCGTCGCGGAACTCACCGAGGTCGCGATCCGGGCAGGTCAGGTCGAGGCCCTGCGCGAGATCGTCGCGGAGATGGAACAGCTCGCACTGGTCACCCCGGCACCCGCGTTGCACGTCGGCTTGCGCTTCGCCCGCGCCGTGCTCGAACCGAGCGACGAACTGTTCGGGACCGCTCTGCGGGCGGAGCTGGACGGCTGGCCCGCCGAACGCGGTCGGCTGCACCTGGCCTACGGCGAATGGCTACGGCGGCAGCGGCGCGCCGTGGACTCACGGGTGCACCTGCGCACAGCGCGGGAGACGTTCGACGCGCTCGGCATGACCGCGTGGGCCGAACGCGCGCGCCGTGAACTCCGGAGCGCGGGGGAGTCCAGCCCCAACCGTGGTCCCGACGCGCGGGAGAAACTGACCCCGCACGAGCTGAGCATCGTGCAGCTGGCCGCGGAGGGCCTGACGAACCGGGAGATCGGGCAGCGCCTCTACCTGTCGCACCGGACGGTCGGCACGCACCTGCACCGGATCTTCCCCAAGCTCGGGGTGAGTTCGCGGGCGGAGCTCAAGGGTGCGTTGGGGCTCACGCGACCGTCGCGTCCAACGTGA
- a CDS encoding tannase/feruloyl esterase family alpha/beta hydrolase — MRHKKLFLAVAPLAALLPLVLTSVTQTAPAEAAVTSCSAVPVSAPEGARIESVQAEQKPGGTVTFPPTPFSAPSAIADVPAYCEITVTLTHGTAGDHVKVAVALPRTGWTGRLQAVGGSAYTAGDFGAPLVQAVKDGYSGVTTDAGVPLTFLDTSWALTPQGEIDKPLVTNFASRSVHEAALVGKDVTRKFYQREVGYSYWNGCSTGGRQGYSEAQRYPGDFDGVLANAPAVHWAEFAVATLWPRVVMNQEKTFPPPCVFTAFQQAAIKACDGRDGVTDGIVDRPDECGYDPRSLIGTKVLCGDREVTVTASDAEVVRKIWAGPSDEHGRRLWAGLPKGADFGPVTNAPGFPVATGWVRTFLKKQPGFDTETLTYRQFADLFRQSVREYDDVIGTSDPDLSAFRRAGGKLITFVGTDDQLIPPGGTLQYRREVEREMGGPKRVNDFYRLFLAPGVAHCSGGAGAAPTNALGALVDWVEHGKAPSTLPAANGDKTLSRDLCPYPQVSRYRGHGDPAVATSYRCTGH; from the coding sequence ATGAGACACAAGAAGTTGTTCCTGGCGGTGGCGCCGCTGGCCGCCCTGCTGCCGCTCGTGCTGACCTCGGTCACGCAGACGGCGCCCGCCGAAGCGGCGGTGACGTCGTGCTCGGCGGTCCCCGTCTCGGCGCCCGAGGGCGCGCGAATCGAGTCGGTCCAGGCTGAGCAGAAGCCCGGCGGGACCGTCACGTTCCCGCCCACCCCGTTCTCGGCTCCGTCCGCGATCGCGGACGTGCCCGCGTACTGCGAAATCACCGTCACCCTGACCCACGGCACGGCGGGTGACCATGTCAAGGTCGCCGTCGCGCTGCCGCGGACCGGGTGGACGGGCAGGCTCCAGGCGGTCGGCGGCAGCGCCTACACCGCCGGTGACTTCGGTGCCCCGCTCGTCCAGGCCGTCAAAGACGGCTACAGCGGTGTGACGACCGATGCCGGTGTCCCGCTGACGTTCCTCGACACTTCGTGGGCGCTCACTCCCCAGGGCGAGATCGACAAGCCGCTGGTGACGAACTTCGCGTCCCGTTCCGTGCACGAAGCGGCCCTCGTCGGGAAGGACGTGACGCGGAAGTTCTACCAGCGGGAAGTCGGCTACTCGTACTGGAACGGGTGCTCGACGGGAGGCCGTCAGGGCTACTCCGAAGCGCAGCGGTACCCGGGAGACTTCGACGGCGTCCTGGCGAACGCTCCCGCCGTGCACTGGGCGGAGTTCGCGGTCGCGACCCTCTGGCCGCGAGTCGTGATGAACCAGGAGAAGACCTTCCCGCCGCCCTGCGTCTTCACCGCCTTCCAGCAGGCGGCGATCAAGGCCTGCGACGGCCGGGACGGGGTCACCGACGGCATCGTGGACCGGCCGGACGAATGCGGCTACGACCCTCGATCGCTCATCGGCACGAAGGTGCTCTGCGGCGACAGGGAGGTCACCGTCACCGCGTCGGACGCCGAAGTCGTCCGCAAGATCTGGGCCGGGCCGTCCGACGAGCACGGACGACGGCTCTGGGCCGGTCTCCCCAAGGGCGCGGACTTCGGCCCGGTGACGAACGCTCCCGGTTTCCCGGTGGCCACGGGCTGGGTGCGGACGTTCCTGAAGAAGCAGCCCGGATTCGACACCGAGACGCTCACCTATCGCCAGTTCGCCGACCTGTTCCGCCAGTCGGTGCGGGAGTACGACGACGTCATCGGGACCTCGGACCCCGATCTGTCGGCGTTCCGCCGGGCGGGCGGCAAGCTGATCACCTTCGTCGGCACCGACGACCAGCTGATCCCGCCGGGCGGCACGCTGCAGTACCGCCGCGAGGTCGAGCGTGAGATGGGCGGCCCGAAGCGGGTCAACGACTTCTACCGGCTGTTCCTCGCGCCGGGCGTCGCGCACTGCTCCGGCGGCGCGGGTGCCGCACCGACGAACGCGCTGGGCGCGCTCGTCGACTGGGTCGAACACGGCAAGGCGCCGTCGACCCTGCCCGCGGCGAACGGCGACAAGACCCTCAGCCGGGATCTCTGCCCGTATCCGCAGGTCTCGCGATACCGCGGCCACGGTGATCCCGCGGTGGCCACGAGCTACCGCTGCACCGGCCACTGA